In Rhodobium gokarnense, one DNA window encodes the following:
- a CDS encoding ABC transporter permease, with protein sequence MRLERNAIVLMLLPMLALLALVFIGPLLWFFAMSFGDLLERGLSGGLTYAAKVLSSRAVVDAFVTTLRISVIVTALCLLFSYPLAYFLTRASKLAFNLVILCVIVPYFTSVIVRTYAWMALLGSKGMVNETLIALGLTGQPLDLLYNERGILIGMTYVLMPYTVLTLYAAMKSIDPRLMQAARGMGASSFYAFWTIYFPLSIPGVVSGGLIVFILSLGYFITPALMGGPGDVMIAMQIQHEVEIMLNWPLAAILSLTLLAATLLLFAVYIRFGGLKSLIRSETQ encoded by the coding sequence ATGAGGCTGGAGCGCAACGCAATCGTCCTGATGCTGCTGCCGATGCTGGCGCTGCTGGCGCTTGTCTTCATCGGCCCGCTGCTGTGGTTCTTCGCGATGTCGTTCGGCGACCTTCTGGAGCGCGGCCTGTCCGGCGGCCTGACCTACGCCGCCAAGGTGTTGAGCTCCAGGGCCGTGGTCGACGCCTTCGTGACGACGTTGCGCATTTCGGTCATCGTCACCGCGCTGTGCCTCCTCTTCAGCTACCCGCTCGCCTATTTCCTGACGCGGGCCAGCAAGCTCGCCTTCAACCTGGTGATCCTGTGCGTGATCGTGCCCTATTTCACCTCGGTGATCGTGCGCACCTATGCCTGGATGGCGCTGCTCGGCAGCAAGGGGATGGTCAACGAAACGCTGATTGCCCTTGGCCTGACCGGCCAGCCCCTCGATCTCCTCTACAATGAGCGCGGCATCCTGATCGGCATGACCTATGTGCTGATGCCCTACACGGTGCTCACCCTCTACGCCGCCATGAAATCGATCGATCCGCGGCTGATGCAGGCGGCCCGCGGCATGGGCGCAAGCAGCTTCTACGCCTTCTGGACGATCTACTTTCCGCTGTCGATTCCCGGCGTCGTCTCCGGCGGGCTGATCGTCTTCATCCTCTCGCTCGGCTATTTCATCACGCCGGCGCTGATGGGCGGCCCCGGCGACGTGATGATCGCCATGCAGATCCAGCACGAAGTGGAGATCATGCTCAACTGGCCGCTGGCCGCGATCCTGTCGCTGACGCTGCTGGCCGCGACGCTGCTGCTGTTTGCCGTCTACATCCGCTTCGGTGGCCTGAAATCCCTGATCCGGAGCGAGACGCAATGA
- a CDS encoding ABC transporter ATP-binding protein, with protein sequence MAADAPVRIELDGIGKTYGAVQVVRDVNVTIEEGEFFSLLGPSGSGKTTTLMMIAGFAEVDCGQIRVGDRDISAVPPKHRGFGMVFQNYALFPHMSVAENVAFPLKVRNVTAAERRERVAWALETVRLTDFAGRSPRQLSGGQQQRVALARAIVYQPKVVLMDEPLGALDKNLRFHMQTEIKDIQRRLGMTVIYVTHDQEEAMNLSDRIAIMRDGQIAQMGAPSEVYQHPTSAFVGRFLGEANLVPVTARSSTAAGRGAVDFACGDTPASPGQGPALLFVRPEKLRVSAQGGSGLENEVRGTISHVSYLGNFIRYGIDFDGYELTADVLNLSGVPAFEAGGEVHAAWRADDCRLLPVGAEDEARWSAA encoded by the coding sequence ATGGCAGCGGACGCACCCGTCCGGATCGAGCTGGATGGCATCGGCAAGACCTACGGTGCGGTCCAGGTCGTTCGCGACGTGAACGTGACGATCGAGGAGGGGGAGTTCTTCTCCCTTCTCGGCCCCTCCGGTTCGGGCAAGACCACGACGCTGATGATGATCGCCGGCTTTGCCGAGGTCGACTGCGGCCAGATCCGCGTCGGCGACAGGGATATCTCCGCCGTGCCGCCGAAGCATCGCGGCTTCGGCATGGTGTTCCAGAACTACGCGCTGTTCCCCCATATGAGCGTTGCCGAAAACGTCGCGTTCCCGCTGAAGGTGCGCAATGTGACGGCGGCCGAACGGCGCGAGCGGGTCGCCTGGGCGCTGGAGACGGTGCGGCTGACCGACTTTGCCGGGCGCTCGCCGCGCCAGCTTTCCGGCGGTCAGCAGCAGCGGGTCGCGCTCGCCCGCGCCATCGTCTACCAGCCCAAGGTGGTGCTGATGGACGAGCCGCTCGGCGCGCTCGACAAGAATCTGCGCTTCCACATGCAGACCGAGATCAAGGACATCCAGCGCCGCCTCGGCATGACGGTGATCTACGTCACCCACGACCAGGAAGAGGCGATGAACCTGTCGGACCGGATCGCCATCATGCGCGACGGACAGATCGCCCAGATGGGCGCGCCCTCGGAGGTCTACCAGCACCCGACCTCGGCCTTCGTCGGCCGCTTCCTGGGCGAGGCCAATCTCGTTCCGGTCACCGCGCGCTCGTCGACGGCCGCCGGCCGCGGCGCCGTGGACTTCGCCTGCGGCGACACGCCGGCCAGCCCCGGCCAGGGACCGGCGCTGCTGTTCGTGCGGCCGGAAAAGCTGCGCGTCAGCGCGCAAGGCGGCAGCGGACTGGAAAACGAGGTCCGCGGCACGATCAGCCACGTGTCCTATCTCGGCAACTTCATCCGATACGGCATCGATTTCGACGGCTACGAGCTGACCGCCGACGTCCTCAACCTCAGCGGCGTGCCGGCCTTTGAGGCCGGCGGCGAGGTCCACGCCGCCTGGCGGGCGGACGATTGCCGGCTGTTGCCGGTCGGCGCCGAGGACGAAGCCCGCTGGAGCGCGGCATGA